The genomic window GTGATCTGGGCGCGCAAGCGGCGTGCGCGACAGACCGCACCCCGAGGCTCGGTGGCTTCCAGCAGCGCCTAATTGCGTTTGATGCCGACTGATTCTTCCAGCGCATCGATGAACATCGCCGGCACGTCGAAGCCGGTTTGTTCGGTGATTTCCTGAAAGCAGGTCGGGCTGGTGACGTTGATCTCGGTGACCGAATCGCCGATCACGTCGAGGCCGATCAACAGCAGACCGCGTGGTGCGAGCGTGCGGCCGACGACTTCTGCGATCTCTCGATTGCGCGCGGTCAGCGGTTGCGCCACGCCCTTGCCACCGGCCGCCAGATTGCCGCGCACTTCGGTGCCCTGCGGAATCCGCGCCAGCACGAAGGGCGCCGGCTTGCCCGCGATGATCAGGATGCGCTTGTCGCCCTGCGTGATCTCCGGCACGAAGCGCTGGACCATGATGGTTTCCGCGCCGCCCTTGTTCAGCGTCTCGACGATGGAGCCGAGGTTCATCGCGTCTTGCCGCACGCGGAAGATGCCCATGCCGCCCATGCCGTCGAGCGGCTTCAGGATGATGTCGCCGTGCTCCGCATGAAAGTCGCGCACCGACTCGGCACTGCGCGTGACCAACGTCGGCGTCACGAACTGCGGGAACTCCATGATCGCGAGCTTTTCGGGATGGTCGCGCAACGCGCGCGGCGTGTTGACCACATGCGCGCCTTCACGCTCGGCCTGCTCGAGCAGGTGCGTCGCGTAGATGTACTCGGCATCGAATGGTGGATCTTTGCGCATCACCACGATGTCGAAATCCTTGAGCGCCTTGGTCTCGAGGATGTCTTCGCGATACCAGTCCTTGGCGTCACCGGTGAGGGTGATCTGCTGAACGTTGGCGGTAACCACGCCACCTGATTTCCATTGCAGGTCTTGCGGCAGGCACGCCGCGATGCGATGTCCGCGCCGTTGCGCCTCGCGCATCATCGAAAAAGTGGTGTCCTTGTAGATCTTGAATTCATCGAGTGGATCGGCGACGAAGAGAATGTTGTGCATCAGAAGGTCTTTCCGGCGGCCGCGTTGCGGGTCGCCTGCTGTTCATTGGGCACGATCTTGCCGCCGGGTGCGATGGCCTTGTCGACGGAGGTTTTTGTCGGGTCGGCGCTGTGGATGCTTTGAGCGGAGTCGTAACGATTGCGTCGGCCGAGTTGCTGCACGGCCAGCGCAATGGCGCCGGCCACTACACCCCAGAAAGCCGAGCCGATGCCGGCCACGGTGACGCCCGACAACGTGACAAGAAAGGTGATGAGCGCTGCCTCGCGATGCGACTCGTCGCGCACCGCCGCGGCAAGTCCGCCGCCGATGGTGCCGAGCAATGCGAGCCCGGCAATGGCGGCGACCAGCTCTTTCGGAAACGCGGTCAGCACGCCGACCACCGCCGCACCGAAGAGCCCGATCACCACGTAGATCGCACCGCAGCTCACTGCCGCCGTATAGCGCCGCTTCGGGTCGTCGTGGGCCTCAGGCCCCATGCAGATGGCTGCGGTGATGGCGCTGAGGTTGAGCGCATAGCCGCCGAACGGCGCGAGCACCAGCGTGGCGACTCCGGTGATCGTGATGAGCTTGCTGATCGGCAGGTCGTAGCCGGCCGCACGAATCGCCGCGACGCCGGGCAGGTTCTGCGAGGCCATCGTGACGACAAACAAGGGCAGCGCAAGGCTCACCGCGGCGCGCCAGGTAAACACCGGCATCGTGAAGATCGGCAGGGCCATATCGAAGTGCACCGCCGACCAGGCCAACTGGCCGCGCGACGCCGCATAGACGACGCCGACGAGCAACGTCAGCGGCACGGAATAGCGCGGCATAAAGCGCTTGGCCAGCAGGTAGGCGGCCAGCATCAGCAAGATGAGCGGCAGCGCGGTCTGCGCCGCAAGGAAGGCCTGCAAGCCGAAGCGCGCCAGCACACCCGCAAGCAGCGCGGAGGCGATCGCCATCGGGATCTTGTTCATCACGCGC from Variovorax sp. PAMC28562 includes these protein-coding regions:
- a CDS encoding benzoate/H(+) symporter BenE family transporter, whose protein sequence is MRFFKDLSLSAFTAGFVAVLVGFTSSVAIVFQAAQAFGATPAMITSWMWALGLGMGLCSAVPSLYWRKPVMIAWSTPGAAVLAVAGVGYGMNEAVGAFIVCAVLITLAGATGWFERVMNKIPMAIASALLAGVLARFGLQAFLAAQTALPLILLMLAAYLLAKRFMPRYSVPLTLLVGVVYAASRGQLAWSAVHFDMALPIFTMPVFTWRAAVSLALPLFVVTMASQNLPGVAAIRAAGYDLPISKLITITGVATLVLAPFGGYALNLSAITAAICMGPEAHDDPKRRYTAAVSCGAIYVVIGLFGAAVVGVLTAFPKELVAAIAGLALLGTIGGGLAAAVRDESHREAALITFLVTLSGVTVAGIGSAFWGVVAGAIALAVQQLGRRNRYDSAQSIHSADPTKTSVDKAIAPGGKIVPNEQQATRNAAAGKTF
- the gshB gene encoding glutathione synthase, with amino-acid sequence MHNILFVADPLDEFKIYKDTTFSMMREAQRRGHRIAACLPQDLQWKSGGVVTANVQQITLTGDAKDWYREDILETKALKDFDIVVMRKDPPFDAEYIYATHLLEQAEREGAHVVNTPRALRDHPEKLAIMEFPQFVTPTLVTRSAESVRDFHAEHGDIILKPLDGMGGMGIFRVRQDAMNLGSIVETLNKGGAETIMVQRFVPEITQGDKRILIIAGKPAPFVLARIPQGTEVRGNLAAGGKGVAQPLTARNREIAEVVGRTLAPRGLLLIGLDVIGDSVTEINVTSPTCFQEITEQTGFDVPAMFIDALEESVGIKRN